A DNA window from Bacteroides sp. contains the following coding sequences:
- a CDS encoding alpha-amylase family glycosyl hydrolase, giving the protein MKIMKESFPRFFGILVAAGLIIGMTACGPRKTQEEQAVITVSEVSHPDWSKNASIYEVNVRQYTPEGTFKAFEEHLDRLQDLGVDILWFMPITPIGELNRKGSLGSYYSVKNYTEINPEFGTLEDFKHLVEEIHARDMYVILDWVANHTAWDHPWTETHPEYYTRDEEGNFVPPVEDWADVIDLNYDNKDLWEAMTGEMRFWVQEIGVDGFRCDVADMVPTEFWNQAVEELEKIKPLFMLAEAEKPHLHEMAFEMGYGWTLHHLMNNIAQNESDVSVLDNYFFEVNPEERFPKGAYKMNFITNHDENSWSGTEFDRLGEAKEAFAVLTATVPGMILLYTGQEAGSDKMLSFFEKDQVEWGHYDYHGFYQTLLYLKGRNKALWNGISGGEIQRVNTSQDEAIFAFVREKDSDQVMVVLNLSEEPAEVILEGTLYSGTYTEVFSGEVRTFEGNDTLSMEPWTYLVFEK; this is encoded by the coding sequence ATGAAAATCATGAAGGAAAGTTTTCCCCGTTTCTTTGGAATCCTTGTTGCGGCCGGCCTGATCATTGGAATGACTGCCTGCGGACCGAGAAAAACGCAGGAAGAACAGGCTGTCATAACCGTTTCGGAAGTGAGCCATCCAGATTGGAGTAAAAATGCCAGCATATATGAAGTCAACGTCAGGCAATACACGCCCGAAGGCACCTTTAAAGCCTTTGAAGAGCACCTCGACCGATTGCAGGATCTGGGTGTCGACATCCTGTGGTTCATGCCCATTACCCCGATTGGCGAATTAAACCGCAAGGGTAGCCTGGGTAGTTATTATTCAGTGAAAAATTACACGGAGATCAACCCAGAATTTGGTACTCTTGAAGACTTTAAGCATCTGGTTGAAGAGATCCATGCACGCGATATGTACGTGATCCTTGACTGGGTGGCCAATCATACAGCCTGGGATCATCCCTGGACAGAGACTCACCCGGAGTATTACACCCGCGACGAGGAAGGCAATTTTGTCCCCCCGGTGGAAGACTGGGCCGATGTCATCGACTTGAATTACGACAACAAGGACCTCTGGGAAGCCATGACAGGCGAAATGCGCTTCTGGGTTCAAGAAATTGGGGTGGATGGCTTTCGTTGCGATGTGGCCGATATGGTGCCAACCGAATTCTGGAATCAGGCCGTTGAAGAGCTGGAGAAAATCAAGCCATTGTTTATGCTGGCCGAAGCCGAAAAACCCCACCTGCACGAAATGGCATTTGAGATGGGCTATGGCTGGACGCTTCATCATTTGATGAACAACATTGCACAGAATGAATCCGATGTTTCAGTTCTCGACAACTATTTCTTTGAGGTAAACCCCGAGGAACGTTTCCCCAAGGGTGCCTATAAAATGAATTTTATCACCAACCATGACGAGAATTCCTGGTCGGGTACCGAGTTTGACCGACTGGGCGAGGCCAAGGAAGCCTTTGCCGTGCTGACTGCTACCGTTCCGGGTATGATCTTGCTCTATACCGGCCAGGAGGCCGGATCGGACAAGATGCTTTCCTTCTTTGAAAAGGACCAGGTGGAATGGGGCCATTATGACTACCATGGCTTTTACCAAACCCTCCTTTACCTGAAAGGCCGCAACAAAGCTTTGTGGAACGGCATTTCCGGCGGGGAAATTCAACGGGTGAACACCAGCCAGGATGAGGCTATATTTGCCTTTGTGCGTGAAAAGGACAGCGACCAGGTGATGGTCGTCTTAAACCTTTCGGAAGAGCCTGCTGAGGTAATTTTAGAAGGAACGCTTTATTCCGGAACCTATACGGAAGTATTTAGCGGGGAGGTAAGGACTTTTGAGGGAAATGACACCCTATCCATGGAGCCCTGGACTTACCTGGTATTTGAAAAGTAA
- a CDS encoding methylglyoxal synthase, with amino-acid sequence MKLKRQKKRIALVAHDNRKKDLLEWVSWNRKTLSSHQLFCTGTTGHFVEEAMKDPVTGKLPGSMSITRLKSGPLGGDQQMGALVADGKIDMMIFFWDPMQQQAHDVDVKALLRITVLYNIPTASNRSTADFLISSEFFSKQYTPRPMDVGDYLNRSIDME; translated from the coding sequence ATGAAACTTAAACGACAAAAAAAGCGGATTGCCCTGGTAGCTCACGACAATCGCAAGAAGGACCTCTTGGAATGGGTCAGCTGGAACCGTAAGACCCTTTCCTCTCACCAGTTGTTTTGTACGGGGACTACCGGCCATTTTGTGGAAGAAGCCATGAAAGACCCCGTAACCGGAAAGCTTCCTGGCAGCATGAGCATCACCCGGCTAAAATCGGGTCCACTGGGCGGTGACCAGCAAATGGGCGCCCTGGTAGCAGATGGGAAAATTGATATGATGATCTTTTTCTGGGATCCCATGCAGCAACAGGCACACGATGTGGATGTCAAGGCCCTCCTGCGCATTACGGTGCTTTACAATATCCCCACAGCCTCTAACCGTTCCACGGCCGACTTCCTCATTTCTTCTGAATTCTTCAGCAAGCAATACACCCCTCGCCCAATGGATGTCGGTGATTACCTGAACCGCAGCATTGATATGGAATAA
- a CDS encoding alpha-amylase family glycosyl hydrolase, whose product MKKPIWLLTALVLLAMAACQTKPVKIFPERHDIYGLASPIRLDGDTTQIFLQDFFLDGSLNAIDSVTGIPGLSYQLSGNKQILDIILKEKEIPFLSEMKVWLGPDAFSFFVERSQKQRHQFVFDPQGTRYSSVSIRGDMTSWMELPLNLIDGKWQVRLDLNPGSYHYLLVANGKDMTDPTNPVLIDNNAGGHNSVLSISGFNRQQTPHFYTESFAGNDLVLGVNNQADEIFVFWENFRLPIQHVSRHENHLHVNIPGDASEKERSFLRIRGYNQAGPSNDLLIPLQNGAPVTDAGTLTREDKEKTILYFMMVDRFNNGNTAIDDPVEDPEVDQKANFYGGDLDGITQKIEEGYFSSLGINTIWLSPITQNPYEAYREYPAPHRKFTGYHGYWPITLTTVDHRFGDAQAMHRMVETAHNSDISVMLDFVSNHVHQENPLIKEHPEWATELNLPDGRRNLRLWDEQRLTTWFDEFLPSLDYSNPEVVKVMTDSAFFWIEEFKLDGFRHDATKHIPQEFWRALTRKLKEDHMAPKGQRLFQIGETFGNRELIGSYVGSGLLDGQFDFNLYFDARSAFAIDKVSFKMLDFSLHQTFNQYGFVHLMGNITGNHDMARFISLAGGGLGFDEDQSEAGWNRNVGVGDPVGYDKLASLTAFIMTIPGVPVIYYGDEIGLPGAGDPDSRRPMKFDNLSDHEQKLKEKTSKMANLRNNYPVFVYGDFQTLLAEDEVYAYARSYFGQTGLVVFNKSGEEKTISIALSQRLSEPFYNEHFGSDFSFKDNTLTLTLPANSFEVLTSEYKPKS is encoded by the coding sequence ATGAAGAAACCCATTTGGCTTCTCACAGCGCTGGTATTACTGGCTATGGCAGCCTGCCAGACAAAACCAGTGAAGATCTTCCCGGAAAGGCACGATATCTATGGCCTGGCATCCCCAATCCGCTTGGATGGGGATACGACCCAAATCTTTCTACAGGATTTTTTTCTTGATGGGTCGCTGAATGCCATAGATTCCGTTACAGGAATTCCGGGGCTCAGCTATCAGTTATCGGGAAATAAACAAATTCTTGATATCATCCTGAAGGAAAAGGAGATCCCATTTCTTTCGGAGATGAAGGTATGGCTGGGGCCGGATGCTTTTAGTTTTTTTGTTGAACGCAGTCAGAAACAGCGCCATCAGTTTGTTTTCGATCCACAAGGCACGCGTTACAGCTCGGTAAGCATTCGCGGTGACATGACCAGCTGGATGGAATTGCCCTTAAATCTGATTGACGGGAAGTGGCAGGTAAGGCTTGATCTCAATCCCGGGTCTTATCACTATCTTCTGGTTGCCAATGGAAAGGATATGACCGATCCCACCAACCCTGTGCTGATTGATAACAATGCCGGAGGGCATAATTCGGTGTTAAGCATCTCTGGTTTTAACCGCCAGCAGACTCCTCACTTTTATACCGAATCCTTTGCCGGGAATGACCTGGTCTTAGGCGTCAATAACCAGGCAGATGAGATCTTCGTTTTTTGGGAAAATTTCAGGCTTCCCATTCAACATGTCTCGCGGCACGAAAATCACCTCCATGTTAATATTCCGGGTGACGCTTCCGAAAAGGAACGCAGTTTCCTTCGTATCAGGGGTTACAACCAGGCAGGTCCCTCAAACGACCTGCTGATTCCATTGCAAAATGGAGCTCCGGTGACGGACGCAGGCACCCTTACTCGTGAAGATAAGGAAAAGACCATCCTTTATTTCATGATGGTGGATCGCTTTAACAATGGCAACACAGCCATTGATGACCCGGTTGAAGACCCGGAAGTGGACCAAAAGGCAAATTTTTACGGAGGAGACCTGGATGGCATTACCCAAAAGATCGAAGAGGGCTATTTTTCCAGCCTGGGCATCAACACCATCTGGCTTTCACCCATCACGCAGAACCCTTACGAAGCCTACCGGGAATATCCCGCCCCGCATAGGAAGTTTACAGGATACCACGGATACTGGCCTATTACCCTGACCACAGTAGATCATCGCTTTGGCGATGCGCAGGCCATGCATCGGATGGTAGAAACCGCCCACAATAGCGATATCAGCGTGATGCTTGATTTTGTTTCCAATCATGTACACCAGGAAAACCCTTTGATCAAGGAGCATCCGGAGTGGGCTACTGAACTTAATCTTCCCGATGGCAGGAGAAACCTGAGACTCTGGGACGAACAACGCCTGACCACTTGGTTTGATGAGTTCCTTCCCAGCCTCGACTATTCAAATCCTGAGGTGGTAAAGGTGATGACCGACAGCGCCTTTTTCTGGATTGAAGAATTTAAGTTGGATGGGTTCAGGCACGATGCCACCAAACACATCCCACAAGAATTCTGGCGCGCCCTTACCCGAAAACTGAAAGAAGACCATATGGCTCCCAAGGGACAGCGGTTGTTCCAAATCGGTGAGACTTTTGGCAACCGGGAACTTATCGGCAGTTATGTGGGCAGTGGATTGCTTGACGGGCAATTCGACTTTAATTTGTATTTTGATGCCCGTTCGGCTTTTGCCATTGATAAGGTTTCCTTTAAGATGCTTGATTTTTCCTTGCACCAGACCTTTAACCAGTATGGTTTTGTCCATCTGATGGGCAACATAACGGGTAATCACGACATGGCCCGCTTTATATCACTGGCAGGCGGAGGGCTGGGATTTGATGAAGACCAGTCTGAAGCAGGCTGGAACCGAAACGTTGGGGTGGGTGACCCTGTGGGTTATGATAAACTGGCTTCGCTGACTGCTTTTATCATGACCATCCCTGGTGTGCCCGTGATCTATTATGGTGATGAGATCGGTTTGCCAGGGGCAGGCGATCCTGACAGCAGGCGCCCCATGAAGTTTGACAACCTCAGTGATCATGAACAAAAGCTGAAGGAAAAGACCTCAAAAATGGCCAACCTGCGCAACAACTACCCGGTATTTGTCTATGGTGACTTCCAGACCTTGCTGGCCGAAGATGAGGTGTACGCCTATGCCCGCAGCTATTTCGGACAAACCGGCCTGGTGGTATTTAACAAAAGCGGTGAGGAAAAAACAATCTCCATTGCGCTTAGCCAAAGGTTGTCCGAACCCTTTTACAATGAACATTTTGGAAGTGACTTCAGCTTTAAGGATAACACCCTCACCTTAACCCTGCCGGCTAACAGTTTTGAAGTGCTGACATCTGAATATAAGCCCAAAAGTTAG
- the tyrS gene encoding tyrosine--tRNA ligase: MNFVEELRWRGMIHDIMPGTEEQLQKEMTTAYVGIDPTADSLHIGHLVSIMMLKHLQLAGHKPLALVGGATGMIGDPSGKSEERNLLSEEVLRKNEAAIKKQLLKFLDFEHGENKAEIVDNYDWMKEFSFLGFLRDVGKHLTVNYMMAKDSVKKRLDTGLSFTEFTYQLVQGYDFLHLYNTKNCKLQMGGSDQWGNITTGTELIRRKTGGEAFALTCPLITKADGGKFGKTEQGNVWLDARYTSPYHFYQFWLNCSDEDTERYIKIFSLLSREEIEALIAAQRQAPHQRVLQKALARDITIRVHGEEEYNTAIEASDILFGKGTTETLKKLPEQVLLDVFEGVPMFEVSKTEIEAGINIVDFLAGVTSITQSKSEARRMLKEGSISINKEKVDDELIVSSNHLINNHHILVQRGKKNYFLVQAK, encoded by the coding sequence ATGAATTTTGTTGAAGAACTGCGCTGGCGAGGGATGATTCACGATATCATGCCCGGTACGGAAGAGCAATTACAAAAAGAAATGACAACAGCTTATGTGGGCATTGATCCTACGGCTGACTCATTGCATATAGGCCACCTGGTGAGTATCATGATGCTGAAACATCTGCAGCTGGCCGGACACAAACCCCTAGCCCTGGTAGGAGGTGCCACTGGCATGATCGGTGATCCCAGCGGAAAAAGTGAAGAACGCAACCTGCTGTCAGAAGAAGTGTTGCGTAAAAATGAAGCAGCCATAAAAAAACAACTGCTGAAGTTCCTCGATTTTGAACATGGAGAGAACAAGGCAGAAATCGTCGACAACTACGACTGGATGAAGGAATTCAGTTTTCTCGGTTTTCTGAGGGATGTGGGCAAACACCTGACAGTAAATTATATGATGGCTAAGGATTCAGTGAAAAAGCGCCTTGATACAGGACTTTCATTCACTGAGTTCACTTACCAACTGGTGCAGGGTTATGACTTCCTTCACCTATATAACACCAAAAACTGCAAGCTTCAGATGGGGGGTTCAGACCAGTGGGGAAATATCACCACCGGCACTGAGCTGATCCGCCGTAAGACAGGTGGTGAAGCCTTTGCGCTGACCTGCCCATTGATCACCAAGGCGGATGGGGGAAAATTTGGCAAAACCGAACAAGGCAATGTATGGCTTGACGCCCGGTACACCTCGCCCTACCACTTTTACCAGTTCTGGCTGAACTGCTCGGATGAAGACACTGAAAGATATATCAAGATCTTCAGCCTGCTGAGCCGGGAAGAAATTGAAGCCCTGATTGCAGCGCAAAGACAGGCCCCTCATCAAAGAGTGCTTCAGAAAGCCCTTGCCCGCGACATTACCATCCGGGTGCATGGAGAAGAAGAATACAACACAGCCATCGAAGCCTCGGATATCCTGTTTGGAAAAGGAACGACAGAAACACTGAAGAAACTGCCCGAGCAGGTGTTGCTGGATGTATTTGAAGGGGTTCCGATGTTTGAAGTAAGCAAAACCGAGATAGAAGCCGGAATCAACATTGTGGACTTCCTGGCTGGGGTTACTTCCATCACCCAGTCGAAAAGCGAGGCACGCCGCATGCTGAAAGAAGGCAGCATCAGCATTAACAAGGAAAAGGTAGACGATGAATTGATTGTGAGCAGCAATCACCTGATCAACAATCATCACATCCTGGTGCAACGGGGGAAGAAAAACTACTTCCTGGTGCAGGCAAAATAA